One genomic window of Undibacterium cyanobacteriorum includes the following:
- a CDS encoding CoA-acylating methylmalonate-semialdehyde dehydrogenase: MASTISDQILNITNNKDAEVTTQVIGHYINGEEVESSHTRRQAVFNPAHGSPCAEVVLATQEEVDQAVQAAYQAFPAWSETAPLKRARILFKFKELLEQHQAELAAIITREHGKILSDAMGEITRGLEIVEFCCGLPQLLKTQFSDNIGGGIDNWNLRQALGVCVGITPFNFPFMVPMWMAPMAIATGNTFILKPSERDPSASLMIADLFRQAGLPDGVFNVVQGDKLAVDRLLEHPQVAAVSFVGSTPIAEYIYQEGTRRGKRVQALGGAKNHLVVMPDADLDQVLDALMGAAYGSAGERCMAISVAVAVGEVGDTLIERLAPRVKALKVGSGVEAGVEMGPVVSAAHKEKILSLIEAGVREGAQLVVDGRAIQIEGHEHGYFLGGSLFDHVQEGMQIHREEIFGPVLCVIRVDNFTQALELINRHEYGNGVSIFTSDGNTAREFSRRVQVGMVGINVPIPVPMAWHSFGGWKRSLFGDVHAYGEEGIRFYTRYKSVMQRWPDSIAKGAEFSMPVAK, encoded by the coding sequence ATGGCGTCGACAATCAGTGATCAGATATTGAATATAACAAACAACAAGGATGCAGAAGTGACTACCCAGGTAATTGGCCACTATATCAATGGTGAGGAAGTTGAATCATCCCATACACGGCGACAAGCGGTGTTTAATCCAGCTCACGGTAGCCCTTGCGCCGAGGTGGTGTTGGCAACGCAGGAAGAGGTTGATCAGGCTGTACAAGCAGCTTATCAAGCCTTCCCCGCTTGGTCAGAGACCGCTCCTTTGAAACGGGCACGGATACTGTTTAAGTTCAAAGAACTACTCGAACAGCATCAGGCCGAATTGGCAGCCATCATTACGCGTGAGCATGGCAAGATTTTGTCTGATGCGATGGGAGAGATCACGCGCGGTTTAGAAATCGTTGAGTTTTGCTGTGGCTTACCGCAACTATTGAAGACCCAGTTTTCGGACAATATTGGTGGCGGCATCGATAATTGGAATTTGCGTCAGGCACTCGGGGTTTGTGTCGGTATTACGCCTTTCAATTTTCCTTTTATGGTACCGATGTGGATGGCACCTATGGCAATCGCCACCGGAAATACCTTCATTTTAAAGCCTTCGGAACGTGACCCATCGGCTTCATTGATGATTGCTGATTTGTTCCGTCAGGCGGGGCTTCCTGATGGTGTCTTTAATGTGGTGCAAGGCGATAAGCTCGCGGTCGATCGTTTGTTAGAACACCCTCAAGTGGCCGCCGTATCTTTCGTGGGTTCGACGCCGATTGCTGAATACATTTATCAAGAAGGTACTCGCCGCGGGAAGCGCGTGCAAGCGCTCGGCGGTGCGAAAAACCATTTAGTGGTGATGCCGGATGCTGATCTGGACCAAGTGCTCGATGCCTTGATGGGAGCGGCGTATGGATCGGCTGGAGAACGCTGTATGGCGATTTCTGTGGCGGTGGCAGTGGGTGAGGTAGGGGATACTCTAATTGAACGCTTGGCGCCGCGTGTAAAGGCTTTGAAAGTCGGTTCTGGAGTGGAGGCTGGGGTCGAGATGGGACCTGTAGTCAGCGCCGCGCACAAAGAAAAGATTCTTAGTCTGATTGAAGCTGGCGTACGCGAAGGTGCACAGCTGGTCGTAGATGGTCGTGCGATTCAGATTGAGGGACATGAGCATGGTTATTTCTTGGGCGGATCTTTGTTCGATCACGTACAAGAGGGCATGCAGATTCATCGCGAGGAAATTTTTGGTCCCGTGTTGTGTGTGATTCGCGTCGACAATTTCACTCAAGCCTTGGAGCTGATCAATCGCCACGAGTATGGCAACGGCGTGTCGATCTTCACTTCTGATGGCAACACAGCGCGTGAGTTTTCACGCCGTGTACAAGTCGGTATGGTGGGAATTAATGTACCGATTCCGGTACCGATGGCATGGCATTCCTTTGGTGGATGGAAGCGTTCTTTGTTTGGCGATGTACATGCATATGGAGAAGAGGGGATCCGCTTCTATACGCGTTACAAATCGGTGATGCAGCGCTGGCCCGATAGTATCGCTAAGGGGGCTGAGTTTTCGATGCCTGTCGCGAAATAA
- a CDS encoding FKBP-type peptidyl-prolyl cis-trans isomerase, with translation MKLHSALISIGMIAATNCLINPVFAQDGKPQTEVAASAASATSAAVVSSQTESALKELKVIDTVVGTGDEAQAGKLAVVHYSGWLYDPNAADLHGKAFDSSVNRGPFTFPLGARRVIQGWDQGVQGMKVGGKRTLIIPSSMAYGERNIGNGLIPPNSDLIFDVELLEVKALIPPAEPQVPNVPVEKIDRKVGKGKEAVAGKKVIVHYTGWLRDPKAKDQHGKEFDSSIKREPFSFTLGAREVIPGWDQGVAGMKEGGKRTLIIPAVMAYGSRGVGNGLIPPNSDLVFDVQLIKVK, from the coding sequence ATGAAACTTCATTCCGCACTAATTTCCATCGGCATGATCGCTGCTACAAACTGCCTCATCAATCCCGTTTTCGCACAAGACGGAAAACCGCAAACTGAGGTCGCGGCATCTGCGGCATCAGCTACTTCAGCAGCCGTTGTTAGTTCTCAGACCGAATCGGCGCTCAAAGAACTCAAAGTGATCGATACCGTAGTCGGTACAGGAGACGAGGCGCAAGCGGGTAAATTGGCGGTCGTGCACTATAGTGGTTGGTTATATGATCCGAACGCTGCAGACCTGCACGGCAAAGCCTTTGATAGTTCCGTCAATCGTGGTCCATTTACCTTTCCACTTGGCGCGCGTCGTGTGATTCAAGGTTGGGACCAAGGTGTGCAAGGCATGAAGGTTGGCGGTAAGCGTACCCTAATCATTCCATCAAGTATGGCTTACGGTGAGCGCAACATTGGCAATGGTTTGATTCCTCCTAACTCTGACTTGATTTTTGATGTCGAACTATTGGAAGTTAAGGCATTAATCCCACCAGCAGAACCGCAAGTACCGAATGTGCCAGTCGAAAAAATCGACAGAAAAGTTGGCAAAGGCAAAGAAGCGGTAGCAGGCAAGAAAGTCATCGTGCATTACACCGGTTGGTTGCGTGATCCAAAAGCCAAAGACCAACATGGCAAAGAATTTGATAGCTCCATCAAGCGTGAACCGTTTAGTTTCACTCTCGGTGCACGTGAAGTGATTCCTGGTTGGGACCAAGGCGTGGCTGGCATGAAAGAAGGTGGCAAACGTACCTTAATCATCCCTGCCGTCATGGCCTACGGAAGCCGCGGCGTTGGCAATGGTTTGATTCCACCAAACTCTGATCTCGTCTTTGACGTTCAACTGATCAAAGTGAAATAA